The DNA window TTCCCTCCTATTGGCGTAAAAGCTGACGATGCATCGCGCACAGTTGTCTCTGTTCTCGAGCAGCCTGATATTATGAACAACCTAAAAATCTTGCATGGATTATATCAAGATGGCATCATCAACCCTGATGCTCCGACGAAAACGGAGAAAGATAAAGGCCAAGCATTCTTTTCAGCTCAGGCGTTTCCAGGTGCAGAAGTAAGCTGGCAAATCAATGATGCTGTAGAAAAGTATACTATGTTTCAGCACTATGGACCTATTTATACAACGAGTACAATTCAAGGCTCCCTCAATGCGATTTCTGCGAATTCAAAATATAAAAAAGAAGCCTTGAAATACCTTGAATTAGTCAACACAGACCCAAAATTGCGTAATATGCTAGCATTTGGTGAGTTAGGTGTAGACTACCAAAGTGTCGATGGTGAAAAGGTAATCGAGCGTACTTCCGATACTTGGCCACTAGCTGCCTACACACAAGGTACATTCTTTGATCTAGCGGTACAAAAAGGTGCCCCTGTCGATCAATGGGATCAAGTTAAGAAACTGAATGATGCAGCGACCTCTTCCTCTATACTTGGTTTCGCACTGGACATCAGCGATCTTCAGACTGAAGTAGCAAATTGCCAAGCTGTATGGGATAAATACAAATATGAAGTCATTACAGGCGCATCCGATCCGGAGAAAATGGTTCCGAAAATTACAGCTGAATTAAAATCCGCTGGTATGGACACGATTATGAAAGCTGCTCAAGAGCAAATTAATAATTACTTCAAGTAAGATTACATTCATGAGCATCCCCTATTGAGGTACTCGATACGGGATGCTTTTTTCATGCTATCTATGAAGCTTTGCGTAAATCTGTTAAAGTGGAATAGTAAGCGCTTACTTTAAGACGACCTATTGTAATTGAGGTGTCGTATGAGCTCTTTTTTACAGATCAAAATTTATCGTCACAAGTTTATTGCCTATGTCATCTTCGTTGTAACCATTGGTCTCGCGCTAGCCATTTTGACCTGTGCGATGCTGCTGAATCAATGGGTTGGTGATGCCCGTATAGAGGCTGCTAATGCTTTTGCTGGTGTAGAGAATGAGCTACAGTATGATGCCGATCGAATTGAGGCTTACATGCAGCGAATATACTCTAATCCTAGTCTGATGAATGATGCTCGTAGCTTTCTAAACAACAGTGCTGAAGACTACTTAACTAGTAGACTGCAAAACAGTCAATTCTCTCAGCCGTTGGTCTCCTTCCCAGAGGATATCAAAACCTATTTATACAGCTGGGCGCAAGGTGAAATTACACAGATTAGTCTGCATACCAACCAGTATGGGAATGTCGTACGTTTTAACGATAACGGAATTGAAAGTTTTATGTTCGGGCTTCCAAATACAGACGAAACCTTTCACGATACCATTCTAAAAGGATTCGTATATCGCAAGAAACTATCGGATGTGGCACAGGGTTCTCAAGAATTCGGGGAGCTACGTTTCTTAGTCAGTAGTGATCAAATCTTTAAATCCATACAAAATTATCGATTAGGTAAGGCTGCTGCAGTCAGTGCTTCCGGTGACATATACTTAATCGGTAATGGTCCAGCCCAAGAAATGAAGGAACTATCCCGACTTGCGGTGGAGAATGAACGCAGTCATGGTTTTATTTCGAAGGGTCTATTTAAGCACAACTATTTTGTCACCTTTCCCTCAACCAAGTTCAATTTCAAATTCGTTAGCATCATTGATTTATCTACGCTGATCCAACAGCATGCTAGGATGCTACAGACCATCTTTCTGATCGTATTAGCGACGATGATTTGTGTACTGCTACTCATAGTGTACAATTTGCGGGATGATGCCCTCTTCCTCCACCGCATTATTCAGTCGATTGGACGCGTGAAAACAGCCAATTTTACCCCTAATCGCCCTGCTCGTTATCGTCGAAATGAATACGGCATGATCGCAAGGGAATTAGACGATATGATTCAACAATTAGAT is part of the Paenibacillus segetis genome and encodes:
- a CDS encoding sensor histidine kinase — encoded protein: MSSFLQIKIYRHKFIAYVIFVVTIGLALAILTCAMLLNQWVGDARIEAANAFAGVENELQYDADRIEAYMQRIYSNPSLMNDARSFLNNSAEDYLTSRLQNSQFSQPLVSFPEDIKTYLYSWAQGEITQISLHTNQYGNVVRFNDNGIESFMFGLPNTDETFHDTILKGFVYRKKLSDVAQGSQEFGELRFLVSSDQIFKSIQNYRLGKAAAVSASGDIYLIGNGPAQEMKELSRLAVENERSHGFISKGLFKHNYFVTFPSTKFNFKFVSIIDLSTLIQQHARMLQTIFLIVLATMICVLLLIVYNLRDDALFLHRIIQSIGRVKTANFTPNRPARYRRNEYGMIARELDDMIQQLDKHIRNEYLLKIKQQETEMKALQHQINPHFLYNTLEVIRSTALVNQDRDTADAIATLGALYREIVKKENIISIASELELLQKYLEIMEFKYPERFYYQVNVEPALLKVPTVKFWMQPLAENFFVHGFSASNEFNLYVVNGWEADDHYVLEFVDNGRGIHEERLNTIRSTLSNNDDTSSKSIGLRNVNTRLHFFYGNSFSMKIENNEEAGVKISVKISKEVTLECTNC
- a CDS encoding ABC transporter substrate-binding protein, translated to MKKSWKFISMLCVLTLMLTALAACGGSNSASTTDESTKATDAPKDTTTVSKDIPTLVWWTIGGQVPNNFSKAIDAMNEYTAEKIGVKIDIKVASWGEWDTKINTIVNTGEPFDIMFTNSGKYSKQVAMGAFADITDLVQSESPDLYKAIPEKVWEGTKIGGKYYSVPTYKDSALTQYWVFDDKYVQKYNIDINNIKTLQDLEKPLRAMKAEGKNFYPMPMTQGDGLNGFFNEYDDLTLGFPPIGVKADDASRTVVSVLEQPDIMNNLKILHGLYQDGIINPDAPTKTEKDKGQAFFSAQAFPGAEVSWQINDAVEKYTMFQHYGPIYTTSTIQGSLNAISANSKYKKEALKYLELVNTDPKLRNMLAFGELGVDYQSVDGEKVIERTSDTWPLAAYTQGTFFDLAVQKGAPVDQWDQVKKLNDAATSSSILGFALDISDLQTEVANCQAVWDKYKYEVITGASDPEKMVPKITAELKSAGMDTIMKAAQEQINNYFK